The following nucleotide sequence is from Chryseobacterium sp. CY350.
CGTTTTGCCCGCCACTTCCCTGACTTCTCGTCGTCTGAAACTGAATTTCTTTTTCATTAAATTCAATTTTCTCCAACCCTTCCAGTTCAAAAATCCCAATAAACCAATTGCTTCGTTTATGAAATTTCCGAAACGAACTTTTACCGATCCAAAGAATGCTTCCAAGCCAGGTTTTCAGAAATTCATTGACTTCTTTTCCTTTTAAAAGTAAGGTTGCAGATTTCAAAGTAAGGTTCTCATCGCCATTTTCACGGTGGATGATTTCGTAATCGATTTTGTTTTGTTTTGCTTCCTCAAGAAAGACCTTCAGAACTTTGGCAACTACCCATTGGCATTCTAAAGGTCCTCTTCCCGAGGTGATTTGTATTATTTTGTCCATTGTTTTTTAGGAGCTTACTCCCGCTTTCCGCTGTATCTTTTTTTGCCATCGCTTTTTTCAAGCCAACGCAAAAAAAGGATGCCGCTGCAATCGGGGCTATGGTTTTTCTCCTTTTTATTATTATTTGTTATAAATTATTTAATGATTTTCGAAAGAATTAAAATGCAAGTATTTTACATCAAACACCAACATCCCGCATCTAACATAAATCACTATTTGTCCATCCTAACAATTCGAGGTTGAAAAGTTCCGAGAATATCCACCAATTCACTTTGCGCGTTCATCACTTCGTTGATGTCTTTGTACGCCATCGGTGCTTCTTCCGCATTTCCGCCCATCAGGGTGACATTTTTGAGTTTTAATTCTTTCTTAATGTCATTCTGAGTAAAACGGTTTCTGCATTCTCCTCTCGAAAAAGCTCTTCCCGCGCCGTGTGAAGCCGAGTTCAGCGAATCCGGATTTCCTTTTCCACGGACGATAAAACCTTTTGCCGTCATTGAACCGGGAATCATTCCCAACTCATTTTCGTTGGCCGGAGTGGCACCTTTCCTGTGAACTACCACTTCTTTTCCGTTGTGGATTTCTTTCCACGCAAAGTTGTGATGGTTTTCGATTTTGGCTTTCACTCTTCCGCCGACAGCTTTCACCAGTCTTCTGTGAATGTCGTCGTGACAAGCTGAAGCATAATCTCCTGCGAGATTCATAGCTGTCCAGTATTCTAATCCTAGATGCGTGTTCAAATCCAGCCAAGCGAAGTTTTGTGCTTCTTTTGGTAACGGACATTGTTCTGTCGCCACTCTCGAATAATACTGAGCGATTTCTGCTCCCAATCCACGTGAACCGCTGTGCGAAAGGATTCCGAGATATTTTCCTTTTGGAAGATTGATTTGTTCATCTTCTTCCGTAATTTCCACTTCTCCGAATTCCACAAAGTGATTTCCACCGCCGGAACTTCCCATTTGTTTGATGGCCTTTCCTTTCAATCTTTTCAAAATCGGAATTAAATCGAACGTATCTCTGTCGAAAATTTCGTGGTCGACGTGAGATTTGTGCGTTTCGTACATTCCGAATTTGGTGTGGTCAGCAAGCGCTTTTTCATATTTGTCTCTTGCGCCGTCCAGATATGAAATTGGTGTATCCAAAATACTGAGCGACATTCTGCAACCGATATCCATCCCGACTCCGTAAGGAATTACTGCGTTTTCTACGGCGAGAACTCCACCGATCGGAAGTCCGTAACCGCTGTGTGCATCGGGCATTAAAGCGCCTTGCGTTGCAATTGGCAATTTCAATGCGGTGTACAATTGGTTTTTTGCTTGATCTGAAATGTTGTTTCCGAAAATCTGAAAAGAAGCCCGGTTGGTGTTGAGCATTCTTTTCTCTGTTTTCTTTGATGAAATCAAAGCTTCTGCGATTTGTCCGAAGGTTAAATCTTTCTCGAAGTTCTCCGGATTTTGCTGGATTTCCTTGAGAAGAGATTTTACATAATGAATGTTTTTGGTTGCAAAATTTCTTTTCATTACTTCCAATGCAATGTTGACGCTCTGGTTGTTTGGATAGCCTAATTTTAATATATCTTTTCCTTTTAGTTTTAAATTTCCCATCTTTTTAGATTTTAGATAATAGATGTGAGATGTTAGACATTCTCGCACCGAATATTTGAACCAACTAAATTTTTAGTTGGTTATTTGTTGTCAAGATATTTTTATGACAATAGTTGATTTGGAGCGAAAAACCCTAGCCCCGATTGTAGTGGAAATCCTTTTTTGCTAAAAAAAGATTGCAACGAAAAGCGGGATTAAGCTCCTAAAAAATTGATTTCGGGGAAACTGTTTTGAGTTTGAAATATCACACAATAAAAAACCCGAAATCTTACGACTTCGGGTTTTGATATATCATTGTACTGTTATTCTAAGAATGTACCAAACCACGAAGCCTTACCACCATGAGTGGCAAACCGAAAGGAGAATTATGATCTAATTTGAACATTGCTTCGCTGTTTTTTAATTGGTTAAACTTGATTTTCAGGTGCAAAGATAGATTAATTTTGATTCTGACAAATATTTTTCGAGAAAATTCATAAAAAACCCTGAATAAATATTTTTATTCAGAGTTTATATTGTAAAATTTAGTTTTAATCTTTAGAACCAAGATCATCCATCGTATCTTCCATTCCTCTGGATTTTGTACTGTATGTTCTTTCGGAGTCTAAGAAGTATAAATTATGTCTTGCTTTAGCGATAATTCCGTTGTATACATCTTCCGGAAGCCCAGCTGTATCTGGTTTTTCTTCGCTAAAAGATGGTTTGTTATAAATCTTCAAAGCACCGGATTCATCAAGAATTTTTTTCGCATTTTGTGCTTCTGTGATATCTGATGTATAGACGATCAGGTTAATTTTCCCGACGCTCTCTCTGCTATATGCATCCAACATTTCGTTATCACTTACAAAAACATGATCCCAAAAACTTTTCGTCTTTTCATCGTCCTGATAATTGTCTGCTGTGGAATCGTCTTGCAGATTAGATTTAGAAACAATGATATCCGCTTCATTAAATCCGTTATTCATTAATTTTGATTTGATTTCCTCTGTATTTACACCTGACGGAAATACTGAAACTACTGTATAAGCCATAATAATTTGTTTTGGTTATGCCTAACAGTACAAAACCTATGCAAAAGAGCTTCTCAAAAAATATCTTAACTTAAATTTAATTTTTTATATGATTGTAGATTTCACTATTTAATTAACTTCACTTAAAAACCTATTAAGAATATCTACTGCACATTTTGGAAGATTCGTTCCGGGACCGAAAATAAAATCTGCTCCATTTTGGTAGAGAAACTCATAATCCTGTTGTGGAATTACTCCGCCAACAACAATGGTAATATCGTCTGCCCCAAGTTTTTTCAATTCTTCAACGACTTGCGGAACCAAAGTTTTGTGACCCGCTGCCAATGATGAAACTCCCAGAATATGGATGTCATTTTCTACCGCCTGCTTAGCAACCTCTTCTGGAGTCTGAAATAAAGGAGCTACATCAACGTCAAAACCCATATCAGCGAATGCAGTGGCAACTACTTTCGCACCACGATCATGACCATCCTGTCCCATTTTTGCGACCATGATTCTTGGGCGGCGACCTTCTTCTTCCTCAAATTTCTGTGTGAGCAAAAGCGCTTTTCCAAAATATTCATTTTTACCTGCATTCATAGCGTAAACTCCCTGTATTGTTCTGATGTTGGCTTTATAACGTCCGAAACTTTCTTCCATCGCGTCACTCATTTCACCTAAAGTAACTCTTCGGCGGGCTGCCTCAATGCATAATGCCAACAAGTTTTTGTCTCTGCTGACTGCGGCATTTCTTATTTCTTCAAGAATTTCTTCAGCTTTTTCCGGATTTCTTTCTAATTTAATTTTTTCCAGTCTTTCGATCTGTTTTCTGCGAACTTCAGTATTATCAATGTCTAAAATATCGATTGGGGTCTGCTTTAAACTTGACCTGAAAGAATTGACACCAATAATAAACTCTTCGCCGCTGTCTATTTTTGCCTGTTTTCTTGCGGCTGCCTCTTCAATTCTCATTTTTGGAATTCCGGCTTCGATGGCTTTGGTCATTCCGCCTTCTTTTTCTACCTCATCGATATACTTCATGGCTTCTTCGATCATCTGCTGAGTCATGGCTTCAACCAAATTACTTCCACCCATCGGATCTACCACATCACAAATTCCGCTTTCCTGCTGTAGAATAATCTGAGTATTTCTAGCAATTTTTGCTGAGTAATCTGTAGGAAGTGCAATTGCTTCGTCCAAAGCGTTTGTATGTAAAGACTGCGTCCCTCCTAATGCTGAAGATAAGGCCTCAATTGCAGTTCTGGTAATATTATTAAAAGGTTCCTGCTCGGTTAAAGACCACCCGGAAGTTTGGGAATGTGTTCTTAAGGCCAAAGATTTAGGATTTTGAGGATTAAATTGCTTTAAAAGTGTCGCCCAAATATATCTCGCCGCGCGCATCTTAGCAATTTCCATAAAGTGATTCATCCCGATTGCCCAAAAAAATGAAAGTCTCGGAGCAAAATCGTCGACGTTCATGCCAGCTTTTATTCCTGTTCTTACATATTCTAAACCATCAGCAAGTGTATAAGCCATTTCCAAAACCGGTGTTGCTCCTGCTTCCTGCATATGATATCCTGAAATAGAAATCGAATTGAACTTTGGAATATTCTGAGCCGTATATTCAAAAATATCTGCAATGATTTTCATGGAAGGTTCCGGCGGATAGATATAGGTATTTCTTACCATAAATTCTTTCAGAATATCATTCTGAATAGTTCCTGAAAGCAAATCATGAGCAATACCCTGCTCTTCTGCGGCAACGATATAAAATGATAAAATCGGCAAAACGGCACCATTCATTGTCATAGAAACCGAAATTTCATCTAAAGGAATCTGATCAAACAAAATTTTCATATCTTCCACAGAATCAATCGCAACTCCGGCTTTTCCAACATCACCTACCACTCTTGGATGATCAGAATCATATCCTCTGTGCGTGGCGAGATCAAATGCAACCGAAAGTCCTTTCTGCCCTGCAGCCAAATTCCTTCTATAAAAAGCATTAGACTCTTCAGCCGTGGAAAATCCTGCATACTGACGAACCGTCCACGGTTTTTGCACGTACATTGTAGAATATGGTCCTCTTAAATAAGGTGCAATTCCCGGAGAAGTCTGCGTAAGAAATTGGTTTTTAACATCTTCTCTCGTGTAAGAAGACTTCAATTCTAATCCATCTTTTTCAAATGGATAGATTTCTGTCTGCTTTTCTGATATACTAAATTGGGGATTTTTGTTTTGAATTTCCCTTCTCATGAGTTCTGATTTAAGATTTTAAAAATAAGCATTTTTGGGATAACAAATCTGTCTTAGTTTTCGTATAAAAAAGCGACTTTGCATCGCTGCAAAATCGCCTTTTAATTCAGTTATGTTGTAATTATTTTTCAAGCTTTTTAATTCCCATTTCGAACAAAGCAAAAGAAATAAGATCTGCATTTTCACTGATAACCTGATCGGTCGCCCTTCCTGCTCCATGACCAGCGTTCTTCTCAATTCTAACCAAAATCGGGTTTGCACATTTCTGTTTTTCCTGTAATTCTGCACCGAATTTAAATGAATGCGCCGGAACTACTCTATCATCGTGATCACTTGTGATAATCATTGTTGAAGGGTAGCAAGTTCCTGTTTTTACGTTATGAACGGGAGAATACGATTTAAGATAATCAAACATTTCTTTATTATCTTCAGCAGTTCCGTAATCGTAAGACCAGCCTGCGCCTGCGGTAAATTTATTGTATCTTAACATATCTAAAACGCCAACTCCCGGGAAAGCAACTCTTGCCAAGTCAGGACGCAGTGTCATCGTTGCACCAACTAAAAGTCCACCATTCGATCTGCCGGAAAGTGCCATATATTCTTTTGAAGTATACCCTTTGGACTGTAAATATTCACCAGCTGCGATGAAATCTTCAAATACATTTTTCTTTTGAAGTTTGGTTCCTGCATCATGCCATTTTTTACCATATTCACCACCGCCTCTGATGTTTGGAACGGCATAAATCCCGCCATTTTCCATCCAGATTGCATTGACTACTGAGAAAGATGGTTGCAAACTGATATTGAAACCTCCATAAGAGTACAGCATCGTTGGATTTTTACCGTCAAGTTTGATCCCTTTTTTGTAATTGATCATCATTGGAACTTTTGTCCCGTCTTTTGACGTGTAGAAAACCTGTTCTGAAACATAGTCTTCAGGGTTAAATTTCACTTTTGGCTTTTGATAAACTTCAGATTTTCCGGTATCTGCATTAAATTTATAGGTCGTTCCCGGCGTAATATAATTGCTGAAAGAATAATACATTTCCTTCTCTTTTTCTTTACCGCCAAATCCGCCGACATTACCTTTTCCAGGCAAAGATATTTCTCTGATCAGTTTTCCGGTTTTGTCGAATTGTTTTACTTTATCAATCGCATCAACCATATAGGTTGCAAAGAAATAACCACCACCCGAAGAGATTCCCAATACGTTTTCTGTTTCAGGGATAACATCTTTCCATGTTTGCGGAGACGGATTTTGGATAGTCGTTTTAACCAAACGCATATTCGGAGCATCTTTATCTGTAAAAATAAAAAGATTGTCGCCTTCTGTATCCACCAAATTTACGTTGATATCAAAGCCTTTGTTGATTTGAACGAAATCACCGCCTTTCTTTAAATCTTTAATGTATAATTCATTTCCATTAGTAGCATTCGCTGCCGAAATGATTAAATATCTCTGATCTTCAGAAACACCTGCTCCCAAATATCTTCGTGGCGTTTTATCTCCCCCGAAAATCAATTGATCTGCTGATTGTTTTGTGCCTAATTTGTGGAAGAAAACTTTATGTTTATCGGTCATTCCTGATAAAACTGTTCCTTCTTTCGGCTTGTCGTAACTTGAATAGTAGAAACCGTCATCACCCAACCAGGAAATTCCGCTAAACTTAACGTCTACGATGGTTTCATCGATTTGTTTTTTTGTAATTGCATCGATGATGATGATTTTATTC
It contains:
- the prfH gene encoding peptide chain release factor H, with the protein product MDKIIQITSGRGPLECQWVVAKVLKVFLEEAKQNKIDYEIIHRENGDENLTLKSATLLLKGKEVNEFLKTWLGSILWIGKSSFRKFHKRSNWFIGIFELEGLEKIEFNEKEIQFQTTRSQGSGGQNVNKVETAVRATYPKTGQIVFVQDSRSQLENKKLSTIRLKEKVMEFHIQQLEKQMQETWNNHLNVQRGNPIRTFSGTDFKKNHQEKSFKKERYQLKNELKNYRNDLN
- a CDS encoding RtcB family protein encodes the protein MGNLKLKGKDILKLGYPNNQSVNIALEVMKRNFATKNIHYVKSLLKEIQQNPENFEKDLTFGQIAEALISSKKTEKRMLNTNRASFQIFGNNISDQAKNQLYTALKLPIATQGALMPDAHSGYGLPIGGVLAVENAVIPYGVGMDIGCRMSLSILDTPISYLDGARDKYEKALADHTKFGMYETHKSHVDHEIFDRDTFDLIPILKRLKGKAIKQMGSSGGGNHFVEFGEVEITEEDEQINLPKGKYLGILSHSGSRGLGAEIAQYYSRVATEQCPLPKEAQNFAWLDLNTHLGLEYWTAMNLAGDYASACHDDIHRRLVKAVGGRVKAKIENHHNFAWKEIHNGKEVVVHRKGATPANENELGMIPGSMTAKGFIVRGKGNPDSLNSASHGAGRAFSRGECRNRFTQNDIKKELKLKNVTLMGGNAEEAPMAYKDINEVMNAQSELVDILGTFQPRIVRMDK
- the scpA gene encoding methylmalonyl-CoA mutase, producing MRREIQNKNPQFSISEKQTEIYPFEKDGLELKSSYTREDVKNQFLTQTSPGIAPYLRGPYSTMYVQKPWTVRQYAGFSTAEESNAFYRRNLAAGQKGLSVAFDLATHRGYDSDHPRVVGDVGKAGVAIDSVEDMKILFDQIPLDEISVSMTMNGAVLPILSFYIVAAEEQGIAHDLLSGTIQNDILKEFMVRNTYIYPPEPSMKIIADIFEYTAQNIPKFNSISISGYHMQEAGATPVLEMAYTLADGLEYVRTGIKAGMNVDDFAPRLSFFWAIGMNHFMEIAKMRAARYIWATLLKQFNPQNPKSLALRTHSQTSGWSLTEQEPFNNITRTAIEALSSALGGTQSLHTNALDEAIALPTDYSAKIARNTQIILQQESGICDVVDPMGGSNLVEAMTQQMIEEAMKYIDEVEKEGGMTKAIEAGIPKMRIEEAAARKQAKIDSGEEFIIGVNSFRSSLKQTPIDILDIDNTEVRRKQIERLEKIKLERNPEKAEEILEEIRNAAVSRDKNLLALCIEAARRRVTLGEMSDAMEESFGRYKANIRTIQGVYAMNAGKNEYFGKALLLTQKFEEEEGRRPRIMVAKMGQDGHDRGAKVVATAFADMGFDVDVAPLFQTPEEVAKQAVENDIHILGVSSLAAGHKTLVPQVVEELKKLGADDITIVVGGVIPQQDYEFLYQNGADFIFGPGTNLPKCAVDILNRFLSEVN
- a CDS encoding prolyl oligopeptidase family serine peptidase; translated protein: MNYPKAVKGNQTDTYFGTAVADPYRDLENDSEATKKWVDEEVAFSQNYLSKIPFREQIKNQLTDIWNYEKIGAPFKEGDYTYYYKNNGLQAQSVLYRTDNKTKNTEVFLDPNKFSEKGTTSLSSLSFNKKGNLAAYAISEGGSDWNKIIIIDAITKKQIDETIVDVKFSGISWLGDDGFYYSSYDKPKEGTVLSGMTDKHKVFFHKLGTKQSADQLIFGGDKTPRRYLGAGVSEDQRYLIISAANATNGNELYIKDLKKGGDFVQINKGFDINVNLVDTEGDNLFIFTDKDAPNMRLVKTTIQNPSPQTWKDVIPETENVLGISSGGGYFFATYMVDAIDKVKQFDKTGKLIREISLPGKGNVGGFGGKEKEKEMYYSFSNYITPGTTYKFNADTGKSEVYQKPKVKFNPEDYVSEQVFYTSKDGTKVPMMINYKKGIKLDGKNPTMLYSYGGFNISLQPSFSVVNAIWMENGGIYAVPNIRGGGEYGKKWHDAGTKLQKKNVFEDFIAAGEYLQSKGYTSKEYMALSGRSNGGLLVGATMTLRPDLARVAFPGVGVLDMLRYNKFTAGAGWSYDYGTAEDNKEMFDYLKSYSPVHNVKTGTCYPSTMIITSDHDDRVVPAHSFKFGAELQEKQKCANPILVRIEKNAGHGAGRATDQVISENADLISFALFEMGIKKLEK